From one Planococcus citri chromosome 3, ihPlaCitr1.1, whole genome shotgun sequence genomic stretch:
- the LOC135839933 gene encoding uncharacterized protein LOC135839933 isoform X1 → MLILDLMDKLYKFDDIDEEIAFIRHLEESRSNSHIRTDGGELKDEFIDLFNRMDRLLAEGVPIEIVLFLQTMMILEIYEAEAFYEPEDYIVEIIIPGIYNEDSDEDSDDEDSDESEDLSRKRKTMKRAAARKEGKGKKFRGRKLRRTN, encoded by the exons ATGTTGATACTGGACCT AATGGACAAGTTGTACAAATTCGACGATATTGACGAAGAGATTGCCTTTATTAGACATCTGGAAGAGTCGAGATCGAATTCGCATATAAGAACGGATGGAGGAGAACTGAAAGATGAGTTCATCGACTTATTTAATAGAATGGACCGGTTATTAGCAGAAGGCGTGCCAATTGAAATTGTTCTGTTTTTGCAGACGATGATGATATTAGAAATTTACGA AGCCGAAGCGTTTTATGAGCCCGAAGATTATATTGTCGAAATAATTATTCCTGGGATTTACAACGAAGACTCAGACGAGGACTCCGACGACGAGGACTCTGACGAATCTGAGGACTTGAGCCGAAAgagaaaaacgatgaaaagagCGGCAGCCCGAAAGGAAGGAAAAGGGAAGAAATTTAGAGGCCGTAAATTACGTAGAACTAATTAG
- the LOC135839933 gene encoding uncharacterized protein LOC135839933 isoform X2, translated as MDKLYKFDDIDEEIAFIRHLEESRSNSHIRTDGGELKDEFIDLFNRMDRLLAEGVPIEIVLFLQTMMILEIYEAEAFYEPEDYIVEIIIPGIYNEDSDEDSDDEDSDESEDLSRKRKTMKRAAARKEGKGKKFRGRKLRRTN; from the exons ATGGACAAGTTGTACAAATTCGACGATATTGACGAAGAGATTGCCTTTATTAGACATCTGGAAGAGTCGAGATCGAATTCGCATATAAGAACGGATGGAGGAGAACTGAAAGATGAGTTCATCGACTTATTTAATAGAATGGACCGGTTATTAGCAGAAGGCGTGCCAATTGAAATTGTTCTGTTTTTGCAGACGATGATGATATTAGAAATTTACGA AGCCGAAGCGTTTTATGAGCCCGAAGATTATATTGTCGAAATAATTATTCCTGGGATTTACAACGAAGACTCAGACGAGGACTCCGACGACGAGGACTCTGACGAATCTGAGGACTTGAGCCGAAAgagaaaaacgatgaaaagagCGGCAGCCCGAAAGGAAGGAAAAGGGAAGAAATTTAGAGGCCGTAAATTACGTAGAACTAATTAG